A region from the Aegilops tauschii subsp. strangulata cultivar AL8/78 chromosome 5, Aet v6.0, whole genome shotgun sequence genome encodes:
- the LOC109746249 gene encoding uncharacterized protein, with protein MKYVAFEGKDTGRRFYGCAVPQDGIDCGVAQWVDAPWPSILQRCLEKIWEMFHEENHGRMIDHEKYKKELDKVNKQLDTLGDQYSQLVEDVTKIFDWADQNNRVMSDEKFKQKQMDVDKDMEKLAISKEKQSADFGKMKEMEKLAQELKEMKCILRSQGEIIRNTRKERDEMKKERDWLVEEKKKLEFLVGDLMKAGHGNKDKLAKIKSILDE; from the exons ATGAAATATGTTGCATTTGAAGGAAAGGACACTGGGAGGAGGTTCTATGGATGTGCTGTTCCTCAG GATGGTATTGACTGTGGAGTTGCTCAGTGGGTTGATGCCCCATGGCCTTCTATTCTGCAAAGATGTTTGGAGAAGATATGGGAGATGTTTCATGAGGAGAATCATGGCAGAATGATTGACCATGAGAAGTATAAGAAAGAGTTGGACAAGGTCAACAAGCAGTTGGATACACTTGGGGATCAGTACAGTCAGCTGGTTGAGGATGTCACCAAGATCTTTGATTGGGCAGATCAGAACAACAGGGTCATGAGTGACGAAAAGTTCAAGCAGAAGCAGATGGATGTGGACAAGGACATGGAGAAGCTAGCTATCAGCAAGGAGAAGCAGAGTGCTGACTTTGGCAAGATGAAGGAGATGGAGAAGCTGGCTCAGGAGCTGAAGGAGATGAAGTGCATTCTTAGGTCTCAGGGGGAGATCATTAGGAACACAAGGAAGGAGAGGGATGAGATGAAGAAAGAGAGGGACTGGCTGGTAGAGGAAAAGAAGAAGCTAGAGTTTCTGGTGGGTGATCTTATGAAAGCTGGTCATGGCAACAAGGACAAGCTTGCCAAGATCAAGTCAATCCTTGATGAGTGA